AAAAGCCACCTTTAGGCACAAGTACAGCTGTGGTTTCATCGCTTAATGCAAGTCTTACTTGTAAAGTCTGATTTTTGCGGATTCCCTTGGGTACTTCGCCTACAAATTGCATATCAACCTGAAACCTACCTGTGCCCGCAATTACAGTTGTAAACACTTTTTTAATTACCAGATTGTAGTTTTTTTCAGCAAACTGGAAGTCACCTTTCAGGCCAACAAACACCCGGGATAAATAATGTTCATCTATATCAACCCTAACTTTATAACCCGATTGTACGTCAATCTGGCCTAAACGTACGCCTTTGGCTTTGCTTTGGCCTACTTCAGCATCAAGACTTGTCAACTGACCATCTATAGGTGCCCTTAGTGTAAGGCTTGCGACCTTTTTACGCATTAGGGCCAATGCTGTCTTCATCTGGGCATAATGTTCCTGCGATTGCACCTCCTGCTGTTTAACCAATGTGGTATCCTGTTTTAATATCTGGATGGCAAGTTTCCTGCGGTTTACCTGGTATTCATAATTGTTTTTTGCCGATTGGTATTCCTGCAAACCCAACGCTTTTTGATCATAAAGCCTTTTATCTAAATCGTATATCCTTTTAGCTTCTTTATAAGCATTATCTACATCGGCCATTGTGTTTAATTTGTTAATGGTGGCCTGGTTGGCGTTGTTATGTGAAATTTGCATTTGGGTCTGCTCTGCAAATACCTGCGATTCCTGAGCAGCCAGACTTAGCTCTTCATCAACGTTACTTAGTTTCAATATCGGATCGCCTTTTTTAAGCATGTCACCATCTTCAACATAACGCTCTTCAACCTCGCCGCCTTCTGTTGCGTCAAGAAAAATGGTGGTCAATGGCATCACGGTACCGTTAACAGGTATAAACTCCTGGAACGGGCCTTTTGTTATAGTACTGATAGTTATGCGCTCTGTATCAACATCCAATTTGCTTTTGCCCGAT
The genomic region above belongs to Mucilaginibacter sp. KACC 22773 and contains:
- a CDS encoding efflux RND transporter periplasmic adaptor subunit, coding for MDRKIEKKTWNSKRILTIAGIAGIILLIGGSIYFTSGKSKLDVDTERITISTITKGPFQEFIPVNGTVMPLTTIFLDATEGGEVEERYVEDGDMLKKGDPILKLSNVDEELSLAAQESQVFAEQTQMQISHNNANQATINKLNTMADVDNAYKEAKRIYDLDKRLYDQKALGLQEYQSAKNNYEYQVNRRKLAIQILKQDTTLVKQQEVQSQEHYAQMKTALALMRKKVASLTLRAPIDGQLTSLDAEVGQSKAKGVRLGQIDVQSGYKVRVDIDEHYLSRVFVGLKGDFQFAEKNYNLVIKKVFTTVIAGTGRFQVDMQFVGEVPKGIRKNQTLQVRLALSDETTAVLVPKGGFFQQTGGNWIFKVAEDGKRAYKVNIQLGRQSPDYFVVTDGLNPGDKVITSSYETYGDIQELVLKK